The following are from one region of the Platichthys flesus chromosome 2, fPlaFle2.1, whole genome shotgun sequence genome:
- the ipo9 gene encoding importin-9 has translation MSAAGSARSGPAAGPVQQGLKEALIETLTAILSPVQEVRAAAEEQVKVLEVTEEFGVHLAELTVDPQGALAIRQLASVILKQYVETHWCSQSEKFRPPETADQAKAAIRELLPGGLRESISKVRSSVAYAVSAIAHWDWPEAWPQLFTLLMEMLVSGDVSAVHGAMRVLTEFTREVTDTQMPLVAPVILPEMYKIFTMAEVYSIRTRSRAVEIFTTCANLICAIEEMEKGAAKALIFPVVQQFTAAFVQALQMPDGPSSDSGLKMEVLKAVTALVKNFPKPMVSSMQQILPIVWNTLTESAAFYVRTEVNYTEEVDDPVDSDGEVLGFENLVFSIFEFVHTLLENNKFKSTVKKALPELIYYVILYMQITEDQIKVWTANPQQFVEDEDDDTFSYSVRISAQDLLLAVAAEFQNESAAALAAAATRHLQEAEQARNSGNEHWWKIHEACMLALGSVKTIITENVKNGRIQFDMHGFLAGVILADLNLAAASPFLLGRALWAASRFTAAMSPELIQQFLQATVSGLHDSQQPSVRISAVRAIWGYCDQLKLSESTHVLQPFLPSILEGLVQLAAQFSSEVLTLVMETLCIVCTVDPAFTTSAENKICPLTIAIFLKYNNDPVVASLAQDIFKELAQIEGCQGPMQLRLIPTLVSIMQAPPDKIPSGLCATSIDILTTVVRNTKPPPSEMLVCQAFPVVAQCTLRTDDNTIMQNGGECLRAYVSVGLEQIAQWRDEQGNSGLWYVMQVVNQLLDPRTSEFTAAFVGRLVSTLISRAGTELGEQLDQILRAILSKMQQAETLSVMQSLIMVFAHLVHSQLEPLLEFLCSLPGPTGKPALEFVMTEWMSRQHLFYGQYEGKVSTVALCKLLQHGLNTDDKRLQDIVVKGEEIYSHEDGIRTRSKSAKTPERWTNIPLLVKIFKLIINELSTVVEANASRTNAGDWTQDSSGMWEEEEPAEDDEEEDDGLAGQLLSDLIASNKYDDDYYEDDDEDDPDALKDPIYQIDLQAYLTDFLTQFAQQPCYSMFSGHLNNAERQTLQSIGL, from the exons AGTTTGGCGTCCACCTGGCTGAACTCACAGTGGATCCTCAGGGAGCACTCGCCATCCGTCAG TTAGCATCAGTCATCCTGAAGCAGTATGTGGAGACTCACTGGTGTTCCCAGTCAGAGAAGTTCAGGCCTCCTGAAACAGCAGATCAG gcTAAAGCTGCCATCAGGGAGCTGCTGCCGGGCGGCCTGCGAGAGTCGATCAGCAAAGTCCGCTCCAGTGTCGCGTACGCCGTGTCTGCCATCGCCCACTGGGACTGGCCTGAGGCCTGGCCGCAGCTCTTCACCCTGCTGATGGAGATGCTGGTCAGCGGAGACGTCAGTGCCGTGCACGGTGCCATGAGGGTCCTCACAG AGTTTACTCGGGAGGTGACAGATACACAGATGCCGCTGGTGGCTCCGGTCATCCTTCCGGAAATGTACAAGATCTTCACCATGGCTGAG GTTTACAGTATTCGTACCCGTTCCAGAGCAGTGGAGATATTTACCACCTGTGCCAACCTCATCTGTGCTAttgaagagatggagaag ggtgcAGCCAAAGCGTTGATCTTCCCTGTGGTGCAGCAGTTCACTGCAGCGTTTGTGCAGGCTCTGCAGATGCCTGATGGACCCTCGTCCGACAGTGGTCTAAAGATGGAAGTGCTCAAG gCTGTGACAGCGCTGGTTAAGAACTTCCCCAAACCCATGGTGTCCTCCATGCAGCAGATATTACCCATCGTGTggaacacactgactgaaagtGCAGCTTT TTATGTAAGAACAGAAGTCAACTACACAGAGGAAGTGGATGACCCAGTGGACTCAGATG GTGAAGTTCTGGGTTTTGAAAATCTTGTGTTCAGCATCTTTGAGTTCGTCCACACgctgctggaaaacaacaagTTCAAGAGCACGGTGAAGAAGGCGCTGCCTGAGCTCATCTACTACGTCATACTGTACATGCAGATCACGGAGGACCAG ATCAAAGTGTGGACGGCGAACCCGCAGCAGTTCGTGGAGGATGAGGACGATGACACTTTCTCCTACTCGGTCAGGATCTCTGCTCAGGACCTGCTGCTG GCGGTGGCTGCAGAGTTTCAGAATGAGAGCGCAGCAGCGTTGGCAGCGGCAGCGACCAGACACCTGCAGGAGGCGGAGCAAGCTCGAAACAGTGGCAACGAGcactg GTGGAAGATCCATGAAGCCTGTATGTTGGCTCTCGGTTCCGTCAAAACCATCATCACAGAGAACGTGAAGAACGGTCGTATCCAGTTTGACATGCACGGCTTCCTGGCCGGCGTTATCCTCGCTGATCTCAACCTGGCAG CGGCGTCTCCGTTCCTGCTCGGCCGGGCTCTGTGGGCCGCCAGTCGCTTCACAGCAGCCATGTCTCCTGAGCTCATCCAGCAGTTCCTCCAGGCCACCGTCAGCGGGCTTCACGACAGCCAGCAGCCCTCCGTGCGCATCTCTGCGGTCAGGGCCATCTGGGG GTACTGTGATCAGTTGAAGTTGTCGGAGAGCACCCACGTCCTTCAGCCCTTCCTCCCCAGCATCCTCGAGGGACTGGTCCAACTGGCCGCCCAGTTCAGCTCAGAGGTGCTGACCCTCGTCATGGAGACGTTGTGCATCGTCTGCACCGTCGACCCGGCCTTTACCACCAGCGCCGAGAACAAGATCTGCCCCCTCACCATTGCTATTTTCCTTAAATATAACAATG acCCTGTGGTGGCGTCTCTGGCTCAGGACATCTTTAAGGAGCTTGCCCAGATCGAGGGCTGCCAGGGCCCCATGCAGCTGCGCCTCATCCCCACGCTGGTCAGCATCATGCAGGCTCCGCCCGACAAGATCCCATCAGGACTCTGCGCA acGTCCATAGACATCCTGACCACAGTCGTACGCAACACCAAACCCCCCCCGTCAGAGATGCTGGTGTGCCAGGCCTTCCCTGTGGTGGCACAGTGCACCTTACGGACCGATGACAACACAATAATGCAG AACGGTGGTGAGTGCCTGCGGGCGTACGTCTCGGTCGGCTTGGAGCAGATCGCCCAGTGGAGGGACGAGCAGGGGAACAGTGGCCTCTGGTACGTCATGCAGGTGGTCAACCAACTGCTGGACCCCCGGACCTCTGAGTTCACAGCGGCCTTCGTGGGCCGGCTGGTCTCCACTCTGATCTCTCGGGCAGGAACCGAGCTCGGGGAACAGCTGGACCAGATCCTCCGGGCAATTCTGAGCAAGATGCAGCAAGCCGAGACTCTGAGCGTCATGCAg TCCCTGATCATGGTGTTTGCTCACCTGGTTCACTCTCAGCTGGAGCCTCTGCTGGAGTTCCTGTGCAGTCTGCCTGGGCCGACAGGGAAACCTGCTCTGGAGTTTGTGATGACGGAGTGGATGAGCAGACAGCACCTGTTCTATGGACAGTACGAGGGTAAAGTCAG CACGGTGGCGCTGTGCAAACTGCTGCAGCACGGCCTCAACACTGACGACAAACGTCTCCAGGACATCGTGGTGAAGGGAGAGGAGATCTACAGTCATGAGGACGGCATCCGAACACGATCCAAATCTGCCAAAA CCCCAGAGCGGTGGACCAACATTCCTTTGCTAGTGAAGATTTTTAAATTGATCATCAATGAGCTGTCGACAGTAGTGGAGGCGAACGCCAGCCGGACGAACGCAGGAGACTGGACCCAAG ACTCCAGCGGtatgtgggaggaggaggaaccggccgaggatgacgaggaggaagatgacGGACTAGCAGGGCAGCTGCTTTCTGATCTCATTGCCTCCAACAAATATG aCGATGATTAttatgaggatgatgatgaggatgatccAGACGCATTGAAAGACCCCATTTATCAGATTGATTTACAG GCTTACCTGACAGACTTCCTGACGCAGTTCGCCCAGCAGCCGTGTTACAGCATGTTCTCAGGCCACCTCAACAACGCCGAGCGACAAACCCTGCAGTCGATAGGCCTCtag
- the shisa4 gene encoding protein shisa-4 translates to MGMFSPAGTASLAAVTLALLTVVLCSSPVGANEDCLWYVDKNGTWHNGFDCPLITFCCGNCHRRYCCLDAFKMITEREQKRCMLFQFSPTTLAGIASSILLFVAVIATMVCCFMCSCCYLYQRRQQRGRTPYEVQQIPMASYPLEPMYDAYGKPLGPSEYPHAGYPMQVQYPGMPPQYPMMHPGPYPPHLMDPAYSQAPPPYSPPQYPGH, encoded by the exons ATGGGGATGTTCTCTCCGGCGGGTACCGCGTCCCTCGCCGCGGTGACTTTGGCGCTGCTCACCGTCGTCCTCTGCTCTTCTCCGG TCGGTGCAAATGAAGACTGCCTGTGGTACGTGGATAAAAACGGCACCTGGCACAACGGCTTCGACTGCCCGCTCATCACGTTCTGCTGTGGGAATTGTCACCGGCGCTACTGCTGCCTGGACGCCTTCAAGATGATTacagagagggagcagaagCGCTGCATGCTCTTCCAGTTCAG CCCCACCACTCTAGCTGGCATcgcctcctccatcctcctgttTGTGGCCGTCATTGCCACGATGGTGTGCTGCTTCATGTGCTCGTGCTGTTACCTCTACCAGAGAAGGCAGCAGAGGGGCAGGACACCTTATGAGG TCCAGCAGATCCCCATGGCCAGCTACCCACTGGAGCCTATGTACGACGCTTATGGAAAACCACTAGGACCCTCTGAGTATCCGCATGCAGGTTATCCAATGCAGGTCCAGTACCCTGGAATGCCCCCACAGTATCCGATGATGCATCCTGGACCGTATCCACCGCACCTAATGGATCCTGCTTACAGCCAGG ctcctccaccgtACTCTCCCCCTCAGTATCCTGGTCATTGA
- the lmod1b gene encoding leiomodin-1 translates to MSRRKVRGLTRTGRQVSEDPDLDNLLSTLSPEEMEELEKDIMKVPDLNLEDGKMMDQGESQPAQPPISNNVGDAKLNSRRESDTKGRLSQREQSFEGESKRESRKQEYLRKMGLSQEGNDDIDVGLRRQASISRERETRVDDRNSKDPESSKEERSQLSSRYRKQESNNREVKEENSDKEKCEDSRIRDRRENRESTGNKTKDMISKLQERKEVGREKERKEDCRRRDDSKTKDIISKLREKSEKDAGKEKDRKSEGIRTQGLVSKMLEKQSKVEESQESKSEEKKSKAEEKKAEDKTKPDVKLERQQTEKDEGQVKHDKAEKRTDREELVNHSDHVKEKEKKAEEEKDSTGGKVKKATETEKLDNCVAKSSPNSKAKVEEEEDEESSMFDELMEQVRSNDPSLNELIVNNSEVIKTKTLIEFAGALHNNTNVKTFALANCRADDHVAYAIAGTIRNNKTITSVNVDSNHLTGKGILSLIQALQHNSTLTELRFQNQRHICGGKTEMEMTKILKDNTTLLKLGYHFELAGPRMTTTNILSRNMDRQRQRRLQEQKQAQANGEKKGTLEVPKTGGGGSLRSSPRASPKPSPIPSPMPSPKLTPRRRAGGSAPPPPPPPPGGGPPPPPPPMMDGDALRNSLSPGGGKNTRDQLLASIRGTNVKGLKKVPVPKWLQ, encoded by the exons ATGTCCAGGAGAAAGGTGAGAGGCCTGACCCGCACAGGCCGCCAGGTCAGCGAGGACCCTGACCTGGACAACCTGCTGTCCACCCTGTCCCccgaggagatggaggagctggagaaggataTCATGAAGGTGCCTGACCTCAACCTGGAGGATGGGAAGATGATGGACCAAGGGGAGAGCCAGCCTGCGCAGCCACCTATAAGCAACAACGTTGGGGACGCTAAACTGAATAGCAGACGGGAGAGTGACACTAAAGGGAGGCTCAGTCAGAGGGAGCAGTCATTTGAG GGGGAGTCGAAGAGGGAGAGCCGGAAGCAAGAATACCTGAGGAAGATGGGTCTGAGCCAGGAGGGCAACGATGACATCGATGTCGGACTACGAAGACAAGCTAGCATCTCGCGCgaaagagaaaccagagtgGACGACAGAAACAGCAAAGATCCTGAAAGCTCAAAAGAAGAGCGCAGTCAGCTCTCGAGTAGATACAGGAAACAGGAGAGCAACAACAGggaggtgaaagaggagaatAGTGACAAAGAGAAATGTGAAGATAGTAGAataagagacagaagagaaaacagagagagtaCAGGCAACAAAACAAAGGATATGATCTCCAAGTTACAGGAAAGGAAGGAAGTAggtagagagaaggagaggaaagaagactGCAGGAGACGAGATGACAGCAAAACCAAAGACATCATCTCAAAGCTACgagaaaaaagtgaaaaggacgcaggaaaagaaaaggatcgAAAATCTGAGGGTATCAGGACACAGGGTCTTGTCTCTAAAATGTTGGAGAAACAGAGCAAGGTAGAGGAAAGCCAGGAGAGCAAATCAGAAGAGAAGAAGTCgaaagcagaggagaagaaagctgaAGATAAAACCAAACCTGATGTGAAACTCGAGCGACAGCAGACTGAGAAGGACGAGGGGCAGGTGAAACACGACAAGGCCGAAAAAAGGACAGATAGAGAGGAGCTGGTAAACCACAGCGACCAcgtgaaagagaaggagaagaaagcagaagaggaaaaagattCTACTGgaggaaaagttaaaaaagctACAGAAACGGAGAAACTTGATAATTGTGTTGCCAAAAGCAGCCCAAACAGCAAGGCcaaggtggaagaggaggaggacgaagagtcGAGCATGTTTGATGAGCTAATGGAGCAGGTTCGAAGCAACGACCCCTCCCTCAATGAGCTCATCGTCAACAACTCAGAGGTTATCAAGACCAAAACACTCATCGAGTTTGCAGGGGCTCTGCACAACAACACGAACGTGAAAACATTTGCTTTGGCCAACTGCCGCGCAGACGACCATGTGGCTTACGCCATCGCTGGCACAATACGCAACAACAAGACCATCACCAGCGTCAACGTTGACTCCAATCATCTCACCGGCAAGGGCATCCTGTCCCTGATCCAGGCGCTGCAGCACAACTCCACTCTGACCGAGCTCCGCTTCCAAAACCAGCGTCACATCTGCGGCGGGAAGACCGAGATGGAGATGACCAAGATTCTGAAAGACAACACCACGCTGCTCAAACTGGGGTATCACTTCGAGTTAGCCGGGCCCAGGATGACCACGACGAACATACTGAGTCGCAACATGGACCGGCAGAGACAGCGGCGGCTGCAGGAGCAGAAGCAGGCCCAGGCCAACGGGGAGAAGAAGGGGACACTAGAGGTGCCCAAGACTGGAGGTGGAGGATCTCTAAGAAGCTCACCCAGAGCCTCCCCGAAACCTTCTCCCATACCCTCACCCATGCCCTCACCGAAGCTGACACCCAGGAGACGAGCTGGAGGTTCggctccaccaccacccccacctccccccgGGGGTggacctccacctcctcctcctcctatgaTGGACGGAGATGCCCTGAGGAACTCTCTGTCTCCAGGTGGTGGCAAGAACACAAGGGACCAACTGCTGGCCTCGATCAGAGGAACCAACGTCAAAGGACTCAAGAAG GTGCCGGTGCCAAAGTGGTTGCAGTGA
- the timm17a gene encoding mitochondrial import inner membrane translocase subunit Tim17-A: protein MEEYAREPCPWRIVDDCGGAFTMGAIGGGIFQAVKGFRNAPSGMSHRMKGSMTAIKTRAPALGGSFAVWGGLFSMIDCGLVHVRGKEDPWNSITSGAMTGAILAARNGPVAMVGSAAMGGILLALIEGAGILLTRFASSQFPTGPQFAEEPAPTAMPNSSFGDYRQYQ, encoded by the exons ATGGAGGAATATGCCAGAGAGCCATG CCCCTGGAGGATTGTGGACGACTGTGGGGGAGCTTTCACCATGGGAGCTATCGGAGGGGGAATATTCCAGGCTGTCAAGGGCTTCAGAAATGCACCCTCA GGGATGAGCCACAGGATGAAAGGTAGCATGACTGCCATCAAGACCAGAGCCCCAGCGCTCGGAG GAAGCTTTGCAGTGTGGGGAGGCCTCTTCTCAATGATTGACTGTGGTTTAGTCCATGTGCGAGGCAAGGAGGATCCGTGGAACTCGATCACAAGTGGGGCCATGACTGGAGCTATCCTCGCTGCAAGAA ATGGACCAGTAGCCATGGTGGGGTCTGCAGCCATGGGAGGTATTCTGCTGGCATTGATAGAGGGCGCTGGAATCTTGCTGACTAGATTTGCGTCTTCACAGTTCCCCACCG GGCCTCAGTTCGCAGAGGAGCCTGCTCCTACAGCCATGCCCAACTCGTCATTTGGAGACTACAGGCAATATCAGTAA